Within the Bradyrhizobium cosmicum genome, the region CCTGCGTCTTCAGCGGGCAGTCGGAATCCTCGCGCCAGTCCGGAACCAGCTTGTCGAGCCCGGCCGGATCGATCACGGCGCCGGAGAGAATGTGCGCGCCGACCTCGGAGCCCTTCTCCACCACGACGATGTTGAGATCGGCGTTGATCTGCTTCAGCCGGATCGCCGCGGCCAGGCCCGAGGGGCCGGCGCCGACGATGACGACGTCGAATTCCATGGATTCGCGCGGGGGAAGTTCTTCGGTGCTCATCTGATCTCAGCCCTTGAGACGGTCCTTGGGTCGATTGCGCCCTCTTGTTTCCGATTTTTCCGGGTAGGACAACCTCGGAAATGCATTTCGCTGGGATGCAAGGCGCTCCAAAGTGATATAAAAGTCTGACTTTCCAAATGATCCCCGAACCCGCACCCACCGTCCGCGAGCTGCTCGCCTTCTATCTGGAGGCTGGAGTCGATTGCGCGCTCGCGGAGGAACCGATCGACCGCCTGGCGGAATTGGACGCTCCTCCTCCAGTCCTGCGCGCGGCACCACCGGTCGAGGCGCCACGGCCTGTTGCTGCGCCCGCGGTGATGCGCGGCGAGGCAGCACCCGCGCCCGACGTCGCAATTGCCTCGGCGCGCGAGGCCGCGCGTACCGCGCCGACGCTGGAGGCGCTACGCGATTTGATGCAGAGCTTCGAGGGCTGCGCGCTGAAGCACACTGCAACGCGGCTGGTGTTCGCCGACGGCAATCCGCAGGCGCGGATCATGTTCGTCGGCGAAGCGCCGGGCCGCGACGAGGACATCGAGGGACTCCCGTTCGTGGGACGCAGCGGCAAACTGCTCGACCTCATGATCGGCGCGATCGGCCTCAACCGCACCACCGCCTATATCGCCAACGTCATTCCGTGGCGCCCGCCCGGCAACCGCACGCCGACGCCGCAGGAGACGCAAATCTGCCTGCCGTTCATCCAGCGCCAGATCGAGCTGGTGAATCCGGATGTCCTGGTGACGCTGGGCAATCCCTCGACGCAAACACTGCTCTCGACCCGCGAGGGAATCATGCGCACCCGCGGCCGCTGGTTCGACTACGAGACGGGCGGGCGCACGATCCGCGCACTGCCGACATTCCACCCGGCCTATCTCTTGCGCTCGCCATCCTACAAGCGGCTTGCCTGGCAGGATCTGCGGGCGATCGCGAAGGTGCTGGCGGGATAGAGAGCTCTCGTGTCCCGGACGCGGTCCGGCACGCAGTGACGCTCCGCAGAGCCGGGATCCAGAAAGCGATAGAATACGATGTGGAAGGATGGGCCCCGGCTCTGCAGCGCACCGCTTCGCGCTGCGCGGCGTCCGGGGCACGAGAGCGCTACGTCCCCTTCGGCCGCACGATGGCCCAGCCGACGCGCAAAAGTTGCTGGCGGCCGGTCACCAGCCATTCGAACGCACGCGGCACCTCCGGCACGATGCCGGGAAAGCGCGCGAGGATTTCCGGCGGCGGCGTGCCGGCGGTATCGGAGGCGCGCCAGACCACGACGCCGCCGGTCTCGCTGAATTTGGCCTGGTTGATCCACGGCGTGCGCGCGGGCTGGGCATCGATGAAGAGGTGCGGGCGGCCGGAATGCAGCGTGATCAGGCTCGCAAGCTGGGTCTCGCCGGCGACCGCGCGCAGGCGATGGTTGGTGCGGCGGGCAAAGCTCTCGTCGAAGAAATCCGAGATCGCGCGCGCCGGCATCGAGGTCGCGATCTCGCCTGCGCCGGTCCATGGCAGGAACAGCACGGCAAGCACGACGCCGGCGGCGGGCGCCGCGACGGCGGCGGCCCACACCATGCGCAGCATCCGCGCGCGGCGCATCGCGATGAGGTCGCCGGCCGCCACGACCACTGCCAGCCCGGAAAGGATCAGCACGACACCGGCGCCGCCGACGACGGAATCGAGCCCGAGCAGGCCCGAGATCAGCACCGCGCCGAGCGCAGGCGCCAGCGCGAAGAAGTAGACGAAGTTGCGCGCGAGCGGTTCGACCGGCGGGCGGTAGATGATCGGCGCCTCCTCGCCCTTGGCGACGAACAGGCCGGTGTTGAGGAAGGTCAGCGCCGGGATCGCAGCGGCCCCGAGCACAAGGCCACCGAGCAGCCATGCCGCGTGGATCGCGCGGGCGTTCAGCTCCGCGACCTCAGGCAGGGCCGGCAGGACGAGCGTCTCGGCCCGCATCAGCCAGACCGCATAGGGCAGCGCCAGCACGGCGACGACGATCAGGGCAAACAGCGGATCGAGCGCGCGCAGCGTGCGACGGCCGCCGGCGGTCGCGAGCGCGAAGACGACAATCAACAAGAGAAGGTAGATCGCCGCGGGCGTGGTGAGCAGCAGCAGGCCGGCCTCGATCGACCAGGCAAACCAGGCATTGCCGCGGCGCTGGCCGATGATCTGCCAGGAATGCAGCAGCAGCAGCGCCCAAAGAGGCCGCGCCAGCACCAGCGGGCCGAAGTCGAGTGCGGACGAAGAGAAGGCCAGCACCGTCATGGTCAGGAGCACGGCGAGCACCGCCTGCTGCGAGCCGACCACGGCGCGGGAGAGATGATAGAGCGCGATGAAGGTCGCGACCTCGCAGAGCTCGGCCAGCAGATAGACGCCGAACATGTGGCCGCCGGCGGCGCGATAGGCGATGTCGGCCAGCCAGACCGGCAAGGGGGGCCCAAGATCCGTGCCGACCTGGTACTCGCGACCGAACGCCAGCAGCGTCGCAAGGCTGCCGGGCGGGCTGCGGTAAAACACCAGCGCCACGAACAGCCACATCGCGGCCTGCAGCAGCACGGCGATCCACACGATCAGCCGCGGCCGGGCGCGAATGAGCTCGATGACCAGGGAGGTAAACCGCATGCAACGCCTGAAAGATGCAGCCAACCCGTCCAGCCGGCCCTATTCGCTCACGTCTGTTTTGATAAAGGGCGTGACGCGTCGTGGCAACGCCAGTCTGCTCTAGAGCCCGAGGGACGCATCGATCTCAACGCCTGCTTCCACCTGCAGCTCGACCTCGGTGACGGCAAACAGGTCCCCCACCGGCTCGACGGTCCAGGGCATGTGCTTGGCGCGCGCAGCGGCAACCGGGGCAAAGAAGCTGCGGTGGTGGACGGTCGGACCGAGGCGGTTCAGCGCGTCGAGATGCTCGGGAACGCCGTAACCCTTGTGCTGCTCGAAACCGTAGCCCGGGCAGTCCTGCGCCAGCGCACACATCAGCCGGTCGCGGGTCACCTTGGCGACGATCGAGGCCGCGGCGATGGACAGCACGATACCGTCGCCGCCGATTACGGGCTCGCAATCGCATTCGGTGTCGAGCCGGTCGCGGCCGTCAACGAAGACATGCCTGGGCTGCTCGGGCAGCGCCACCACGGCGCGCTTCAGCGCCCATAGCGAGGCGCGCAGGATGTTGTCGCGGTCAATCCGGGCGCGCGAGGCGACGGCGACCGAGACCTGCGCGGTCGCGCAGATCCTGTCGAACAGCTTTTCGCGCTCCTCCGCCGTCAGCCGCTTGGAATCGTCGATACCGCGGGGGATGCGGTCGGGGTCGAGAATGACGGCCGCCGCCACCACGGGACCTGCCAGCGGCCCGCGGCCGGCTTCGTCGCAGCCCGCGATCGGCCACACGCCGCGCTTGATCAGCGCGCGCTCGCGGCGAAAGCTCGCCTTCGCCGGCGCGGCCCTCTTGCCGGCGTCCTTCTTTGGCGCGTCTTTGGCTGGCTTCCCGGCGGACTTGTCCCGAATCATGACCGGGATCCTGCGCAAGAGGCGTTGCTCGCGCAACCGGGAACCCCGGACAATTCCCGCTATTCAGGCCAGCAGCCTACTCTGCCAGATGCACTCGACGGTCCTCTCCCACCTCGATGCCCGGCGCGACCACGACTTCCCAGGGATGGCCGTCGGGATCGGCAAAATAACCGGAATAGCCGCCATAGTCGGTCTCGTGCGCGGGCTTCAGCAGCGCAGCGCCCTTGCCAACGGCGAAGGCGAGCACCGTGTCGACCTCCTCGCGCGTGGCGCAATTCCAGGCCAACGTCATGCCGCGGAAGGTCGTTGGCCTCGGCTTGTCGGGCGAGACGGCGTCCGCCGCGAGCTGATCCCAGGGAAACAGCGCGAGCACCGGACCGCCGGTGTCGAAGAAGGCAACAGCCTCGCCGGTCGCCTTCAGGCGGCGCGAGAAACCGAGCGCGTCGTAAAAGGCGATGCTGGCGCTGATGTCGCTCACGCCCAGCGTGATGACCGTGAGCCGCGGAATCGGACCGGGGACGTCTTTACTCATGCTACGCCTCGTTTGCATTCCTACTAGAACAGGCTGAGCTGGGCGCCGTCCGGCTTCGGCCTCGCAAAGTGATCCGTCGTCAGCTTCGCACGGCGCTTGTTGAGTCCGAGCCTGTCGCAGGCGATCTCGAAGCGGCGGCCGATGGTCCAGGCCATCGGGCCGGTGCCCTTCATCCGCTCGCCCCATTTTGCGTCGTAGTCGCGGCCGCCGCGCATGTCGCGGATCAGCGTGAAGACGTGGCGGTAGCGGTCCGGATAGTTCGCCATCAGCCATTCACGGAAGAGATCGCGCACCTCCAGCGGCAGCCGCAGCAGGATGTAAGAGGCTTCCTTGACGCCGGCGTGGGCCGCCGCATCCAGAATGCGCTCCATCTCGGAATCATTCAGCGCAGGGATCACCGGGGCGACCATCACGGTTGTCGGAATGCCTGCGTCCGAGAGCTGCTTCAGCGCCTCCAGCCGCTTCGACGGCGTCGACGCTCGCGGTTCCATGGTGCGGGCCAGTTTCGGATCGAGCGAGGTGACGGAGATACCAACCTTGGCAAGGTTGCGCTTGGCCATCCGCGACAAAATGTCGATGTCGCGCGTCACCAGCGCCGATTTGGTGACGATGCCGACGGGATGGCCGGCGCGCTCCAGCACCTCCAGAATACCGCGCATGATCTTTCGCTCGCGCTCGATCGGCTGATAGGGATCGGTGTTGGTGCCGATCGCGATCATC harbors:
- a CDS encoding ribonuclease HII, which encodes MIRDKSAGKPAKDAPKKDAGKRAAPAKASFRRERALIKRGVWPIAGCDEAGRGPLAGPVVAAAVILDPDRIPRGIDDSKRLTAEEREKLFDRICATAQVSVAVASRARIDRDNILRASLWALKRAVVALPEQPRHVFVDGRDRLDTECDCEPVIGGDGIVLSIAAASIVAKVTRDRLMCALAQDCPGYGFEQHKGYGVPEHLDALNRLGPTVHHRSFFAPVAAARAKHMPWTVEPVGDLFAVTEVELQVEAGVEIDASLGL
- a CDS encoding PA0069 family radical SAM protein — its product is MSRASSRALKHPPVTAPSEPAGAPSDFPAAFPELAVAIDSQRRRGRGAQSNASGRYEAEARVAFDDGWQSLEELPPFKTTVAVDTSRKVITRNESPDIGFDRSINPYRGCEHGCVYCFARPTHAYLGLSPGLDFESKLFVKPEAPALLEKELAAPGYEPRMIAIGTNTDPYQPIERERKIMRGILEVLERAGHPVGIVTKSALVTRDIDILSRMAKRNLAKVGISVTSLDPKLARTMEPRASTPSKRLEALKQLSDAGIPTTVMVAPVIPALNDSEMERILDAAAHAGVKEASYILLRLPLEVRDLFREWLMANYPDRYRHVFTLIRDMRGGRDYDAKWGERMKGTGPMAWTIGRRFEIACDRLGLNKRRAKLTTDHFARPKPDGAQLSLF
- a CDS encoding VOC family protein; this encodes MSKDVPGPIPRLTVITLGVSDISASIAFYDALGFSRRLKATGEAVAFFDTGGPVLALFPWDQLAADAVSPDKPRPTTFRGMTLAWNCATREEVDTVLAFAVGKGAALLKPAHETDYGGYSGYFADPDGHPWEVVVAPGIEVGEDRRVHLAE
- a CDS encoding glycosyltransferase family 39 protein — protein: MRFTSLVIELIRARPRLIVWIAVLLQAAMWLFVALVFYRSPPGSLATLLAFGREYQVGTDLGPPLPVWLADIAYRAAGGHMFGVYLLAELCEVATFIALYHLSRAVVGSQQAVLAVLLTMTVLAFSSSALDFGPLVLARPLWALLLLHSWQIIGQRRGNAWFAWSIEAGLLLLTTPAAIYLLLLIVVFALATAGGRRTLRALDPLFALIVVAVLALPYAVWLMRAETLVLPALPEVAELNARAIHAAWLLGGLVLGAAAIPALTFLNTGLFVAKGEEAPIIYRPPVEPLARNFVYFFALAPALGAVLISGLLGLDSVVGGAGVVLILSGLAVVVAAGDLIAMRRARMLRMVWAAAVAAPAAGVVLAVLFLPWTGAGEIATSMPARAISDFFDESFARRTNHRLRAVAGETQLASLITLHSGRPHLFIDAQPARTPWINQAKFSETGGVVVWRASDTAGTPPPEILARFPGIVPEVPRAFEWLVTGRQQLLRVGWAIVRPKGT
- a CDS encoding uracil-DNA glycosylase translates to MIPEPAPTVRELLAFYLEAGVDCALAEEPIDRLAELDAPPPVLRAAPPVEAPRPVAAPAVMRGEAAPAPDVAIASAREAARTAPTLEALRDLMQSFEGCALKHTATRLVFADGNPQARIMFVGEAPGRDEDIEGLPFVGRSGKLLDLMIGAIGLNRTTAYIANVIPWRPPGNRTPTPQETQICLPFIQRQIELVNPDVLVTLGNPSTQTLLSTREGIMRTRGRWFDYETGGRTIRALPTFHPAYLLRSPSYKRLAWQDLRAIAKVLAG